Below is a genomic region from Nitrospiria bacterium.
GCCATGGGCGAATCAACAGATGCACCCGTCATTGAATGGTGCGACTCGGATGGTTGCTGAAAGGAACTTTGTTCCATTATTAGATCATGCCTTGCCCAACTCGATCGACCGCTTCGTCGCGGCCTCGACCGCCTCGATCAGCGTCGCCCGCAGGCCGCCGCGCTCGAGCTGCGCGATCCCGGCGATCGTTGTTCCGCCGGGCGAGGCGACCTGGTCCTTCAGCTCCCCGGGATGCCGCTTCATCTGGAGCACCATCTCGGCCGCGCCGGCCACCGTCTGGACCGCCAGCAGCATCGCCACGGCACGGGGCAGTCCCATCTTCACGCCGCCGTCGGCCATCGCCTCGATCATCATGAAGACAAAGGCCGGGCCGCTGCCCGACAGGCCCGTTACGGCGTCGAGATGCTTCTCCGGCAACTCCACGGCGATCCCCACCGCTTCCAACATCGACCGCACGTCATCGACGTCCTGCTTCGTCGCCCGCTTTCCGGAACTGAAGGCCGCCGCTCCCCGGCCGATGAGGGCCGGCGTGTTCGGCATCACCCGGATGATTCGTGCCTCCGAGCCGGCCACCTCCTCGATCTGCCGGATCGGAACTCCCGCCGCGATCGAGACGATCA
It encodes:
- the proC gene encoding pyrroline-5-carboxylate reductase gives rise to the protein MAKLSRRLGVIGAGRMGSALVRGLIKAKLLSPDKIMAGDPDRAALELLKKETGVKVTADNAQVAKSAEIILLALKPDLIRPILQYIKGVLTRDHLIVSIAAGVPIRQIEEVAGSEARIIRVMPNTPALIGRGAAAFSSGKRATKQDVDDVRSMLEAVGIAVELPEKHLDAVTGLSGSGPAFVFMMIEAMADGGVKMGLPRAVAMLLAVQTVAGAAEMVLQMKRHPGELKDQVASPGGTTIAGIAQLERGGLRATLIEAVEAATKRSIELGKA